CCTCCGCAAGTCCCACGCTGTCCATTGCGTGGGTAAGCCATCTGATTAGCTCATTAGCCCGAAATTATGTTGTCTGAGCACAACTGGCAATAGCTATGCGGTAATTTGATGGGGGCTAGATGATTGGTTGGATAGGTACACCAGAGTTCATGGCACCGGAGGTGTACGAGGAGGAGTACAATGAGCTTGTGGACATCTACTCGTTTGGGATGTGCGTGCTCGAGATGGTCATGTTTGAGTATCCGTACAGTGAGTGTACGCACCCGGTGCAGATATACAAGAAAGTGATCTCTGTAAGAAGATCCCTGGTCCCTATAAGCCATTTTGCAGCAATTGTGATTCTGGTGTGCAGTTTGAAATGGTTTTCCTGATTTCAGCTAGCTGTTTGATTTGGTAGGGTACTAAGCCAGAAGCTCTGTACAAGGTGAAAGATCCAATGGTGAGGCGCTTTGTCGAGAAGTGCCTGGCAACGGCCTCTCAGAGACTGTCAGCGAGAGAACTGCTTGAGGATCCCTTCCTACAGGGTGATGACGTGGCGGTTTCTTTGGATGGTGGAGATTATCATGTACCGTCCAATTTTATACGGCAGCCTTCATATTTAGGGCATACCTATAGCAATGGCTCCATGATGAGTAATGGATTCTCAGAAAGCATTGATGAAGATGCTCTGAGTGAAGACTGCGAGGATGATGACATGAAAGGCCAAGATGGCATTGACTTGTTCAAAGAGAATGAAGATGAGCCTCTTGGCAATGTGGATATAACAATCAAAGGGAGAAAGAGTGAGGATGGAGGCATATTCCTCAGATTGCGGATTTCTGATAATGATGGTATGCACACTTTGTAATGCATAAAGTTCTGAATTAGTCCATATATGAAAATTGGTTTTTGGTATTATTGAAAGCTAATTTTTCATATTGCAGGACGGGTACGCAGCATCTATTTTCCTTTCGACGTTGAGGCTGATACCGCACTAAGTGTTGCAACTGAAATGGTAGCCGAGCTGGATATAACTGACCATGAAGTTACTCGAATTGCTGACATGATTGATGGTGAGGTCAGTGCATTGGTACCAGATTGGAGGCCTGGTCCGGGCATAGAGGAAGCTCCTGACACTTCATACTGCCATAACTGTGGATCCAACGTGTCATCGTGTGGTTCACTTTACGCCTACATGTCATCAGGCCGTCAAGGTTGCCAATGTGCAGAGCTACATGGGCGGTTCGAGGAGATCACGTTCCAAGCCGATGGTGAGCAGTGTGATTTGCAGGAATCTGCTGGCAGCTCTGATGATGGAGGTGGCCAAACAGAGCATTATGTCAAAAGCAAGGAGTCCACTCATGTGAATGGCCTTGTACAGATGGGTAGAAGAGATCTTTCTAGTCAGCTTTGCTTCAGTTCATTTCAAGATCAATCATGTTCATCTAACCATTACGAGAATGACACTAACCATCACACAAATGGGTTCGACATGAAGCATGAGGTAAAGATTGCCAAGTACAAAGCACGGAAAATGGCACAGTTAAAGAAGGCTCTCCATCCATCTCTTGACTTTGACAATGCATATGGAGTAAATAGGACGAAGCCTTCACTGAACAAGCTGCaatctttccatattggaaagaaCCACAGTTTCCGCGTACCAACAAGCCCAGGTAAAGCAAGTACGGATTATCATTCTGACTTGAACAGCCAAGTATGGCATAGCAGGCACCCCTATCCGGGAGACCAAAGGGCCCGGCATTGTGAGGTCAATGCAGCTGGGAGCAGCCCGGATTATATGTTTACAACGAGGCGCTACTATACCGGAGCTCAGTTGCCGCCTAATCTCCCGAGAACAAAATCTGTACCCCCCCTAAGTGCTGTCGACGCCTGAAATGCTCTTGCCCTGTAAATTTTATAGAGTGTACATCTGTTGGTTCTTTTTGTATCCATTATGAAACAAAGTTGTTGAGCAGGAGACTGAATGTGACAAGGTTGCATGTGGATTAAGGCTGAGCTGTTTGTAAATTTCCATGTTGTGAATCCAGAGAGGTTAGGCTGTACAAGTGCAATCTACATCATTTGCCTCACTGGGACAACCTGTTTTATCCTCCTTAATATAGGCAAGAGCCTTTCTTTCACATCTTCGGATTTCAGAGATGCAAAGTTACTGCTACTTAATTGAGTTGGCAGAAACAAAGCCAGTGCCAGAACTGATCACATGATCAAAATAATGAGCTGGAGCTCTATCCTTGCTTTGGTCACCTATGAAAGGGACATCCATCTCTCCTAGTTGCAGTTGAATATACATCAAATCTGCATCGAAGGTACAGACATGCCAGCCTATACATTTGCATTGCCAATGCCAACTGCTGCATGGATGCAGTACTAATTAATTGACGCTTTCATGGCATGACAATCCATCCTGATCACAGTGGCGGAGGCACAGGGTATGCACTGGCATACCTACGGCACCGATGAATGTACTATTATATActctatatatatttatatttgtatttatgtaaaagaaaaaagaaaaaaaaacttacctggaaTGCATCACGCCACCACGAAAGACCCACTTGAGGccagtggcgaatctaggattttgtCTCAGGGCCCGCGTGGGGTGCCTCAAGTGGGCCTTTCGTGGTGGCGTGATGCATtctaggtaagttttttttttcttttacataAATACAAATGCAAATACGTATacagtatataatagtatattcATCGGTGCTGCAGGGTATGCCAGTGGTGGCATACCCTGTGCCTCCGCCACTGCTTGAGGCACCCCATGCGGGCATGCGGCCCACGCAACAAAGAAGGCGTTCACATTGACCACGCCCGCAACGCAGTTAGGTGTAACTTCCCCCTAATCTAATCTCGATAGGAGCCGACGGACGGGCGGAGCGAGAGACGCGGTCACGGCACCGGCGCCGCCGGACACCCTGACGGCAGAGTCACAGAGACGCGGTGAGTACGACTACGCCACACTTTCCCAGTTCCACTGATCTAATCTCTTGTGTTATTTGCTAACATTACAATAATAGATTGTTTCATTATTTAGCATCGTGTTTTCTAATATTCGTGCATTTATGAAGAGAACCTCCGACCTCGTGTCCTGTTTGGCCTA
Above is a genomic segment from Miscanthus floridulus cultivar M001 chromosome 3, ASM1932011v1, whole genome shotgun sequence containing:
- the LOC136542491 gene encoding probable serine/threonine-protein kinase WNK1 isoform X1; the encoded protein is MEVAWNQVKLHDFLQSPEDLERLYCEIHLLKTLKHRNIMKFYTSWVDVSRRNINFITEMFTSGTLRQYRQRHRRVNIWAVKHWCRQILSGLLYLHSHNPPIIHRDLKCDNIFVNGNQGEVKIGDLGLAAILRKSHAVHCVGTPEFMAPEVYEEEYNELVDIYSFGMCVLEMVMFEYPYSECTHPVQIYKKVISGTKPEALYKVKDPMVRRFVEKCLATASQRLSARELLEDPFLQGDDVAVSLDGGDYHVPSNFIRQPSYLGHTYSNGSMMSNGFSESIDEDALSEDCEDDDMKGQDGIDLFKENEDEPLGNVDITIKGRKSEDGGIFLRLRISDNDGRVRSIYFPFDVEADTALSVATEMVAELDITDHEVTRIADMIDGEVSALVPDWRPGPGIEEAPDTSYCHNCGSNVSSCGSLYAYMSSGRQGCQCAELHGRFEEITFQADGEQCDLQESAGSSDDGGGQTEHYVKSKESTHVNGLVQMGRRDLSSQLCFSSFQDQSCSSNHYENDTNHHTNGFDMKHEVKIAKYKARKMAQLKKALHPSLDFDNAYGVNRTKPSLNKLQSFHIGKNHSFRVPTSPGKASTDYHSDLNSQVWHSRHPYPGDQRARHCEVNAAGSSPDYMFTTRRYYTGAQLPPNLPRTKSVPPLSAVDA
- the LOC136542491 gene encoding probable serine/threonine-protein kinase WNK1 isoform X2; translation: MIGANTNAAVCPCPEYAEVDPTGRYGRFSDVLGKGASKIVYRAFDEYQGMEVAWNQVKLHDFLQSPEDLERLYCEIHLLKTLKHRNIMKFYTSWVDVSRRNINFITEMFTSGTLRQYRQRHRRVNIWAVKHWCRQILSGLLYLHSHNPPIIHRDLKCDNIFVNGNQGEVKIGDLGLAAILRKSHAVHCVGTPEFMAPEVYEEEYNELVDIYSFGMCVLEMVMFEYPYSECTHPVQIYKKVISGTKPEALYKVKDPMVRRFVEKCLATASQRLSARELLEDPFLQGDDVAVSLDGGDYHVPSNFIRQPSYLGHTYSNGSMMSNGFSESIDEDALSEDCEDDDMKGQDGIDLFKENEDEPLGNVDITIKGRKSEDGGIFLRLRISDNDGRVRSIYFPFDVEADTALSVATEMVAELDITDHEVTRIADMIDGEVSALVPDWRPGPGIEEAPDTSYCHNCGSNVSSCGSLYAYMSSGRQGCQCAELHGRFEEITFQADGEQCDLQESAGSSDDGGGQTEHYVKSKESTHVNGLVQMGRRDLSSQLCFSSFQDQSCSSNHYENDTNHHTNGFDMKHEVKIAKYKARKMAQLKKALHPSLDFDNAYGVNRTKPSLNKLQSFHIGKNHSFRVPTSPGKASTDYHSDLNSQVWHSRHPYPGDQRARHCEVNAAGSSPDYMFTTRRYYTGAQLPPNLPRTKSVPPLSAVDA